GAGACCTATGAATTTTATGGGGTTTCCTGTGTGTGAAATGTTTCCCCCAAGAACAAGTATATCATGAGAATGCAACCAGGTAAGAATCCCATGAATATAACACAATTACAAATTTATGAGAACCAGCTGCAGTTGAAATATGTAGTAAAATAACACAAGAAACTGAGAAAATTAGAAATGAAGAGGAATAAAAAGTGAGCTGCTATCAGCTAGCATAACCACTTATAATACTTAAAAGTGAAATACCTACCAGGTTAGCATCCAGAGGTGAGGGATAATTTCCACTGATTGTGTCGATCCAGCTAAAAATCAAGTTATGGTAACCATATGGTAACCCTGACATGCTCTTTGCATATTCCCAGGCAGCAGTCTCATTGAACTTGGCCCGGAGATCAGGATGCAAAGGAAGAAGCGCTATGTGTGGATTGGCGTCATCTGTTGTCAGCTCATATTCCCACCACTCATCCCATGTAAGGATAGCAATAATATCTTCTCCCTGGGACAGGTAGGGGGAGGGGGGGCGAGGAAGGGAGATAATTAAACAAGATAGTAATTATGATTAGGATAAACAGCTGGAAGACCAATTTGATAATTGACAGACCATTAAACTCTCAATATCTGACACCAGATGCAAGAGACATGCATGTATGGTGTACTTTACAAGCATCAAAGTaaggatttttattttttatttttttcaatacaCAGTTAACAATTTAGTTTATCAGACACCCATCCCCTAAGTGAGTAATATGACCATATTTCAGTCACTGTTCCAAATTGAACATAAGCTACAGTTTATCATATTGTGAATGGTAGAAACCATTTTCATCTCTTTATACATATTAGGTTACTGATAGTCACTTTTTAAtactcaattaaaaaaaatagtataagCATAATAATGTTGAAACATACGGAAAACATAATTCAATATTCATAACATGTACAGAAACAAATGAAAACTCACACGGGATCTGTATGCACCCAAAAAATGGAACTTAAAGACCCAAGTGAAATTATAACTATGTTTTTCAGCACCTATGAAACCTAAGCTTTTGCAGTAACTATACCATAGGCATACCTCCTCATTTTCATGCCCCGATTCTGCAACCCACAGGTTTCCATCTGAGTCCCTCAAGCAGACTGCACTGTGACCGGCATAAGATCCAGTCACCCACTTCTCTAGGGTCTCAAAACCACCCCATCTGCCTCGAATTTTGGATAATACAAGGAAATCACCAGAGTGGATATCCTCAACAGTAATGTTGGTAACCCATGGTTCTGGTCGTACTTCGAAGGTAGCACCCATGTGCTTTTCAAGAAATGCAACATTAGAGCTCTCGCCCCATGCAGAATTCACAAACAGAGGCAACACCTCCCATAGAGCCTGAAGCGTCCCTAGCATCCCTGCTTGCATCAGGAAAATTGCAACACCCGTATGCTTGACCTATTTAGTTTCCAAGGAAATCAATCATGCTTAATTGGTAAAGCCTACTCAGGATGAAACCACGACTCAAAGTAGAACAAATCCAACTCACATATTCATACTCAGCTGCTGATTCCCACTCACTGAAGTCAAGTGTATGCTCCCGAGACAGAAAGTAGTAGTCCCATGTTACACGATATGGAGTTGCAAAAACATAAAGGTCCATACATGTCCAACTATGGGCTTCGCTAACCTGAGCATATAAAATAAGCATGAGGAAAAGAAGACCATTTAATGATATACAGTAGCTTCTGATTCACACCTCATCATCACCAGAATTAAGTAGCAAGCAATCCACGAGACTATGCCTTAACCAATCCTACTTTTCCAGATTTCTCACAAGCTAAATCCAAAAATAGAAACTAAACCCAAGAAGTCATATGTAGACAATAGCAGTTAAATTATTTTCGATAGTAACCCAATCTGAACAGTCTCTCAAGGGAAAATATAGAGCTACAAAGACATTCCTAACTTTGTACCGGTCAAATATAAAACAATCACAGCAAAACATCCGCAAAACGGCTGAATTCAGTTCTAATTGCCCTAACCTAAGAAACCCCCCATCAAAATCCGAGAACAGAAATAACCTTAATGTGGAGAGTACCACCACCCCACTGACTTCCGCTGTTGTTATGGAAGACCAGCCACGCAGTGTTTTGATAAAAGCAAGCTCCTTTCCACTGCAAAAGAGAATTATTGGTGGCGGAAGCAGCCCCCACAAACGAGGGCAGAAGGTCAACAGCGCTATTGAGCTTGTTCAGTATAGGCCATGAAATTTgcctcggcagcagcggcagtacGTCTGTGGGGCGAATAGGCGCTTTGAAGGCTTGTACTTTGGGGGAGTGGAGACCACCACATACGATCAAAACTGTCGATAATATGAGCTCCAAGAGAAGCTTCATGGCTCCGGAGATGGAACAGAGATGTTTATCTTTTCCGGCCTAAGGATGAGGAGGGTTTGACTAATAATTATTCTGATTTTTTGAATTTGGTATCATGATTGATATTTGATTCATACACGGCGCTTTGTCTTGTACTTTCCGCAAATGCAATCGCCTCTCATTttacatgaataattattattattattattattattattatagtaattattaattattaattattaattattattactattattatgaaaaaaagatTGATTTTATTGAACACAAACACATTGAATAAGGAGAAGACCTTCCACACAACTCGGAGGTTCAACCCACTCaaagcatccacaatggtgaaCCAAAATTGATTGATTTtattgtcatgatctttaatttgatatgcatatcaaatattttataattagtcgaattttataatttaaaaaaaataaaatagaaaaataagaagttaaagaaaaagaaaaaaaaatgtatagcttataaataaatcttcaatttcatTCTAACTATAAAATTGCaagtcaattttaaaattgatttgaaatcaatttgtgATTGAAAACTCACTTTTTgatatagtatagatagattACTTTGAATAGTATGAATCTCAAAGATCCCAATAACCAAATTGGGCCTCAAATACTCGGTCTAAATTTTAAACCGTCAAGTTCAAATGAATCCAAATAACTTCTTTCCCAAAACCCTAAGCTTGTTTGATAGTGTGTTAGATATAAGcaaatattattaaaagtgGTATATATAACCACAGGTTATTATCTATATCATGTTTGATAGCTTAAGGCCCCGTTTGATAGTGTATATTAGGCTTGTTATCTTATATTTCTAGCCTTTTCCATCTGTTTGATAGGcgttttatataataaaggttAGGCCCGCATCAATTTCACTGTTACACTAAGAAAACTAATCACACCAAATTGGTCGGATAACTTATCTACAACCCAGATAAcattttcattatcaaaattACCCTTCTCTCTTCTGCGTGGGATGGGGGCGTTGGCAGGGGAAAAGAGGTGTTTGGTGGCTGTCGACGTGGGGTAGGAGGTAAGGTTCAGAGTCGATGGGTTTGGGGGTTGCTAATGGTCGATATCGACCTTACTCGCCGGATTTCGGAATAGGGGCGGCGGACCATCTGTTTTGTGAGCGGAGTTTCAGTGAAGTGGGATGAACagaaagagagagaaccgaTGAAGGCGTTGGCTTCGCCGAACTATAGGGCGACGACCTCGCCGGATTTTGAGAAAGAAAGAAGGGGCGATTCCTTGTGAAGAAACTAGGGCTCGATTCCTTGAGCCTGTGTATTTTGAAATGATGAAATTTGAGAAAGATTGAGAGAGAATGGACGTGGGGCTGGAGCCAGAGGCGATGGAAGGGCGATGACTCGCGGGTCCCTCAACAGCGTCGCCGGCGACCTCGCGTGGACCGGATCAGAAGATGGGGGCTCGTCCCTTTTGGGCTTCATTGCGTGTCTGAGAAGAGGGGAAAAAAAGGAACGAAGCTAGCGCCACCCGTCTAAAGAGGAACGGCGGCGGCGAGAATtgagaagggagagagagtttcAGGTTGTCTTATGgaagtagaagaagaaaaagaagggggagggggggggggcgGGCGGCGGCTGGGAGGTTGTGGGAGGGGTTGGTGGTTCTGTCAATAAAGAAAAGGGGTGGGAGTAGGGGATGACACGTGTTTCTGTCTTGCTGatcattgttattttttttagtttatttatttaaatataaggttaaaattataatttccttTTTAATCTATAGTTGTATTTTTTGTATCAAACAATAACATTAGTTATCttagattttatttatcatCCTTTATCGCACAataatctatattatttatctagATTTTATTTATCATCCTTTATCTCAATTTTGtatcaaacacaccctaatAGTTAATACCGACATTACACTAAATTGGTGTTTGATAGCAGTGTATTAAAATGCAGTAGAGTTAAATATTTGTTTGATACGGGATGTAGGAATGTAGTGTAATCATTGAAATTCCATTTATACCCTCAAGTAACAATCAAATTTACTCAATCTCCTTCACTCATTTCCAGCGGGAATTACTCAATGTCCTTCACTCATTTCCAGCGGGAATGAAAGCAAGAGGCGCCAATTAGATTTGCCCCCAAAAATTTTGCTTTCATATAATACACACAGCCCACACAAAAATTCCCCATCTCCAATTCTCCATTGACGCAAATTGCAGATTCAACTGAGAATCTTGACAGGTGCTCACGCGGGGATAATTCGCCAGGTGAGAAAATGTAAACAGAAAAATGAAGAATTAATAGATACTTCGCTGCAATTGGGAAAGCAAAAAATAAAGACGGAAATTGAGTGAAAATATTGATTCATAAATTGATTGAagacaaacaaaaaaagaaaagaaattgtttCAGAATTCCCCATCCCCAAAATCGGAACTTTTTAAGTAACAAGCAACAAAGATCTACATAGAAATCGATCTTGGATTTCAGCAGGTCAAATGCATCCCGGGCTCAAATGATGAAGAAAAAAGCCCTAACATCTATGGAGAATCAAAAGTGATGCTGCTTGAAGCACGAACATCTATGGAAAAAAGCCCTAACATCTATGGAGATCTACAGAGAAATCGATCTTGGATTTTACCTTGCTTTCAATTCGCCGGTGATGAGAGCACCAATTTGTGATGGAGTCAGAACAAATCTGAGCTTGATGAAGCACGAAGAGGAATTTTAGATGCAGTCGAATTTTTGAAGGGCAAAATGGTTAGAggaaaaaatagtactccctccgtccgccaaaagtggggcACAATTACTAaatcgggcgtccgcaaagagtgtaccactttccttttaagtaaatggtcccaccatccactttaatcttttgaccttccaaacactctttatttacaaaaaaactcattccaaattcaatctcaaccacatatctcataaagtggtgggtcccttactccactacatcaaaatcatcacaaattttattaaatcccgtgcccactTAAAGTGCCCCACTTTTAGCGGACGGGGGAGTATCATTTTACTGTAGAAATGGTTTAATGAATATTGGGGTCGACGCTCGTTCCATAAGCGAGAAGAAACAGTGAAAATTAATGCGGGCCTTCATTTTTAACGGGCTTGTGCTATTGCTTAAAAAGGCTATCAAATGGTGGGTAAATGAGATATTAATAGCCCAACTATCCTCTATATGGCTATCAAACAAGCCCTAACTTTCTTCGCCGCCTTGTCTCGGTTCGACTCGTCTCCTCTCCCCTTGAATAGCTttccaaaatatttatttgaacaTAATTTCCCATCTTTATTCAATACACAACTGAATCTGCCTGAGATTACTCGCCATTGAAAGTTGTTCTCACAACCATGTATTCTTTACCCGACGAAATATTATCTTTTTGGTTTTTGTTAATCTTTTTTGGCCCTCAATACTGTTTTGAATTGAAGTAAAAGCACTTGCCTGATTTTCGGAgaagatttttcttttttgttttctgTTAAGATTTACACATCCCCTTGATGAAAATTTTCCAGAATTCTAACGTTAAAAGTAGACTGAAAAAACTTTGATGTCTAATAATTTCTGAGGGATGTTTTGCATTTGTTCATTGGAAATTGTCATATAAGTACTttacaaatttttattatagtaCATATATTGGTTGTTTATTTGAAATATTCACCGTTTTGATTTATAGAGTTTGTTTGTACTAATTTATTGTTTGATAGtactagtttttttttcttccgaaacatatttttttcgaaTATACTAAAATTAATAGAAGTGGACTGATATCTGATGAATTTAATCTAGAAAAGAGGTGTTCTGAGATTCACCGGTTGAGGATTTTGGATTATTTCAAActgattttaatttttcttatctaatctaattttaattgcttggaTCAAAATGACAtcataagttttttttttttgaaggaaaatcACGCCGGAGGCTCTCTTCGATGCGATAGACGTCGCGCCGGTGAAAGAACCACGCCGGCGTTTGTCACGCTTCTGGGCGGCAGTACCGTTCTTCAACGCTTTTCCGGCGTCGACTTGGTCACCGGAGAGTAGGCAGCTAAACGTGAAGGGATGACGAGAGCACTGGTGGTGTCGCGGTTTCGAGCGACATCTACACAGACTACACCGGCTCAATTTCCTCTCCTTCTCCAATCATGTTTCGCCGTGGGCTTGGCCCCCGGCGAGGACTTGGTAGCCGGCGTGGATGACGGTGGCAGTTGACGACGAGAAGAGGAACGTCGCGGCTGCTACAGCAACAACAGCAAACCCTAACTGGAATTTGGGTCAGACCCGGTTTCGCCATCTGGGCTTTGGGTCAGACCCTCCCTGGAGAAGGGCCATTGCTCTTGGGCCTGAGCTGTTGCTGGTACTGTTTTGTGCTATGACTGTTTTAAGGGAAATTCTATTCATAGCTCCCATTTTACTCCTTATAGCCcccttttaaaaatattaataataattaattaaaattttactattttaccctatcTTTTATAAcccccaaattaaattaaattttaatttaatttattacttcaatttttttttattatttactaTGTGTATTAATTCATAGCCCCATTTGCGTCCATAGCCCCATTTGACATTTTggttcatagcccccatttgcTCCACTCCCAGAGCACCTCCGCCGACCAGCTGATCCTTCTCGCCTCAGCCCTAACTCTGGCGACGCACTGCCTGATCACGGCGGAGAGCACCTCGAAAGGGGGGAAATCGCAGCCCAGTTTTGATCGGAGATGGCTTATGTTGACGTCGAAGGCTGGTATAGCAATCTAAAACCAACCTTCCGATGGTTTAACATAGTATTCAATTTTTATTCCAAGTATTCTCATCCATTAGATTCTTTGATGCCAATTTTCAGCTAGCTTCTCAGATTCACAAATTGCACGAAAATTGGATTGGTATAGCAATAAAAAAACAACAACTGTCAAATAGAGTAACGAAACACTCAATGTTTCAAGCTTTCTCATTTACCAGTGAATTTTATGTCATTTTTCGTAGTTGATTTGATCTGAATCTTGTTTTCGAAGATTTTCAACAAAGCAaaacaaattttcaatttagTGCTAGACTTTAAATTAACTTGTTaagttaaaatttaatttaatttgggggCTATAAAAaatagggtaaaatagtaaattcttaattaattattattaatatttttaaaaatagctataaggagtaaaatgggggttatgaatagaatcacccttgtTTTAATGGACAACCCATTATGGGCTGTAAcaacttatatatttaaaaaaaagggttaTTCTATTCATAGTCCTCATTTTACTCTTTAAAGCCAcctatttaataaaatattaaaaatatttatatatagactATTTTACCCCTTAGCCCCATATTTTTATTGTTTGACGTTCCTTTGCCCCCTAATTCTGACGAATAATCTCCTCTTCATCTCTTAAACTTTTTCTTTCACTTACTTCTAGGTTTATTATCAGGTTCCTGACCTCTCAGGTTGTCTCCTTCGAGCAACAATATCACAAGGGA
The genomic region above belongs to Salvia miltiorrhiza cultivar Shanhuang (shh) chromosome 5, IMPLAD_Smil_shh, whole genome shotgun sequence and contains:
- the LOC131024332 gene encoding uncharacterized protein LOC131024332, encoding MKLLLELILSTVLIVCGGLHSPKVQAFKAPIRPTDVLPLLPRQISWPILNKLNSAVDLLPSFVGAASATNNSLLQWKGACFYQNTAWLVFHNNSGSQWGGGTLHIKVSEAHSWTCMDLYVFATPYRVTWDYYFLSREHTLDFSEWESAAEYEYVKHTGVAIFLMQAGMLGTLQALWEVLPLFVNSAWGESSNVAFLEKHMGATFEVRPEPWVTNITVEDIHSGDFLVLSKIRGRWGGFETLEKWVTGSYAGHSAVCLRDSDGNLWVAESGHENEEGEDIIAILTWDEWWEYELTTDDANPHIALLPLHPDLRAKFNETAAWEYAKSMSGLPYGYHNLIFSWIDTISGNYPSPLDANLVASVMTVWTQMAPAYAGNMWSEALNKRLGTQNLSLSEVLVEVERRGSSFGELLAIPEQDDWVYVDGKSTSCIAFVFELYKEAGLFGELASSIQVTEFTIKDAYSLNFFDNNSSRLPKWCNDGDTVKLPYCQIKGKYRMELPGYNTMDPYPHMNERCPSLPPKYLRPEGC